Sequence from the Methanomassiliicoccus sp. genome:
CAGAAGAAGCTATCCATCGTGAAACTGGAGCCGACCGACGCCAAGACCACCATCACCAGGGTGAAGAGCGAGCTGCCGGAGTTCATAAAGAGCTTCGGGGCCACGCGTATCGTCATCGATTCGGTATCGCTGCTCAACCTACTGTTCGATGCTGACCACGAGAAGAGGTCGAACCTGTTCGCCCTGATCCAGATGATCAAGCGCACCGGCGCCACCTGCATCATGACCGCCGAGGTTAATGATGACAACCCCAACTCCTCGCGTGACGGACTGGTGGAGTACGCCGCGGACGGCGTGATAGCGTTACGCTACGACGAGAGCAAGGAGAAGGCCGAGGTCCAGCTGACCGTAAGGGTCATGAAGATGCGGCGGACGACCCACTCCCGCCGTGTGAAGCCGTACACCATAAGCAACCGAGGTATACAGGTGCACGCAGCGGCAGAGGCGTTCTAAAAAGGAATAATGTCGCGACTTTAGCGACATTTTTCTTCTATTCTTTCTCCGATTAGAAATGAAATATATTTACAATCGTATACGAGGATGCAGACCTACGAACTATAACATCGTTATCCTACAAAATTTTTCGAATATAGAATTAGCACTCTAAAAGCTTATTAATTAATAATTTATATTATAAAAATCCCTTTTCTCG
This genomic interval carries:
- a CDS encoding KaiC domain-containing protein, which translates into the protein MDRVKTGIEGLDEMLEGGLPRSHAVAVLGSFGTGKTTFALQYIQQGLKEGEKGIFISLEEDQESVIANARSFGWELQPYIEQKKLSIVKLEPTDAKTTITRVKSELPEFIKSFGATRIVIDSVSLLNLLFDADHEKRSNLFALIQMIKRTGATCIMTAEVNDDNPNSSRDGLVEYAADGVIALRYDESKEKAEVQLTVRVMKMRRTTHSRRVKPYTISNRGIQVHAAAEAF